Proteins encoded in a region of the Zea mays cultivar B73 chromosome 2, Zm-B73-REFERENCE-NAM-5.0, whole genome shotgun sequence genome:
- the LOC103646451 gene encoding cellulose synthase-like protein H1 isoform X2 yields the protein MTSANKAKLQLQERVPLPRTAWKLADLAVLSLLLALLARRASSLVSSGGTAAACTWCWVAALICEAWFTVVWLLNMNAKWNPVRFVTHPERLAGYWAGDDELLPAVDMFVTTADPKLEPAVVTVNTVLSLLALDYPAGKLSCYVSDDGCSAVTCYALREAAEFAKLWVPFTRKHGAKVRAPFAYFSSSSGGGAAERGGGGGAADADAEFLRAWTSMKNEYEELVRRIESAEEKSLVRRGDGAFAEFVGADRGNHPTIIKVLWDNDSSKSESDEQAAGDGVPSLIYVSREKSRTQPHHFKAGAMNVLTRVSAVLTNAPIMLNVDCDMFANNPQAALHAMCLLLGFDDEVHSGFVQAPQRFYGGLADDPFGNQMQVIFEKVGHGIAGLQGIFYCGTGCFHRRKVMYGVPPGSGTGATKAADSPSYKELQKKFGSSKELIESARSIITSKEAPAAVADLTSRVEVAKQVSACSYETGTSWGQEVGWVYGSMTEDVLTGQRIHAAGWRSALLSPDPPAFLGGAPTGGPASLTQYKRWATGLLEIVLSRHNPFLLSASKRLRFRQCLAYLVIDVWPVRAPFELCYALLGPYCLIANRSFLPKASEPGFVVPLALFLAYNAYNLGEYVDCRLSARAWWNNQRMQRITSSSAWLLAFLTVVLKTVGLSETVFEVTRKEQQQQQGSPDGDGADADPGRFTFDSSPVFVPPAALAMLSVVAVAVGAWRAVTGGGGGPGVGEFVCCAWLLLCFWPFVRGLVGGRGSYGIPWSVRIKAALLVAAFVHLSTRK from the exons ATGACGAGCGCCAATAAGGCGAAGCTCCAGCTGCAGGAGAGGGTCCCGCTCCCCCGCACGGCGTGGAAGCTGGCCGACCTCGCCGTCCTTTCCCTGCTCCTGGCCCTCCTCGCCCGCCGTGCGTCCTCGCTGGTGTCGTCGGGCGGCACGGCGGCCGCGTGCACGTGGTGCTGGGTCGCCGCGCTCATTTGCGAGGCGTGGTTCACGGTGGTCTGGCTGCTCAACATGAACGCCAAATGGAACCCCGTCCGCTTCGTCACGCACCCTGAACGCCTCGCCGGATATTG GGCGGGCGACGACGAGCTGCTGCCGGCGGTGGACATGTTCGTGACGACGGCGGACCCGAAGCTGGAGCCGGCGGTGGTGACGGTGAACACGGTGCTGTCGCTGCTGGCGCTGGACTACCCCGCGGGCAAGCTGTCGTGCTACGTCTCCGACGACGGCTGCTCGGCGGTGACATGCTACGCGCTGCGCGAGGCCGCCGAGTTCGCCAAGCTCTGggtgccgttcaccaggaagcacgGCGCCAAGGTCAGGGCCCCCTTCGCGTacttctcctcctcctccggcggcggggcggcggagcgtggcggtggcggtggggccgccgacgccgacgccgagTTCCTGCGCGCTTGGACGTCCATGAAG AACGAGTACGAGGAGCTGGTCCGCCGGATCGAGAGCGCCGAGGAGAAGTCTCTAGTCCGGCGCGGCGACGGCGCGTTCGCCGAGTTCGTGGGTGCTGACCGCGGGAACCACCCGACCATAATCAAG GTCCTGTGGGACAACGACAGCAGCAAGAGCGAGAGCGATGAGCAGGCGGCAGGGGATGGAGTCCCAAGCCTCATATACGTCTCGAGGGAGAAGAGCCGCACGCAGCCCCACCACTTCAAGGCCGGGGCCATGAACGTCCTG ACGAGGGTGTCCGCGGTGCTGACCAACGCGCCGATCATGCTGAACGTGGACTGCGACATGTTCGCCAACAACCCGCAGGCGGCCCTCCACGCCATGTGCCTCCTCCTGGGCTTCGACGACGAGGTCCACAGCGGCTTCGTCCAGGCGCCGCAGCGGTTCTACGGCGGCCTCGCGGACGACCCTTTCGGGAACCAGATGCAGGTTATATTCGAG AAAGTTGGACACGGAATTGCCGGACTCCAAGGCATATTTTACTGCGGGACGGGTTGCTTTCACCGCAGGAAAGTCATGTACGGCGTGCCACCGGGCTCCGGCACCGGCGCCACCAAAG CAGCAGATTCACCGTCCTACAAGGAGCTACAGAAGAAGTTTGGCAGTTCGAAAGAACTGATCGAGTCGGCGAGGAGCATCATCACGTCGAAAGAAGCGCCAGCTGCGGTGGCAGATCTAACGAGCCGCGTCGAAGTGGCGAAGCAAGTCTCTGCCTGCAGCTACGAGACGGGCACGAGCTGGGGTCAGGAG GTTGGCTGGGTGTACGGGTCCATGACCGAGGACGTCCTGACGGGGCAGCGCATCCACGCCGCCGGCTGGAGGTCGGCGCTCCTGAGCCCGGACCCACCGGCGTTCCTCGGCGGCGCGCCCACCGGCGGGCCCGCCAGCCTCACCCAGTACAAGAGATGGGCGACGGGCCTGCTGGAGATCGTCCTCAGCCGCCACAACCCGTTCCTCCTCTCCGCGTCCAAGCGCCTCCGTTTCCGGCAGTGCCTCGCCTACCTTGTCATCGACGTGTGGCCCGTCAGGGCGCCCTTCGAGCTCTGCTACGCGCTGCTCGGACCCTACTGCCTCATCGCCAACCGCTCCTTCCTGCCAAAG GCATCGGAGCCCGGCTTCGTCGTTCCGCTGGCGCTGTTCCTGGCCTACAACGCGTACAACCTGGGCGAGTACGTGGACTGCCGGCTCTCGGCGCGCGCCTGGTGGAACAACCAGCGGATGCAGCGGATCACGTCGTCCTCCGCATGGCTGCTCGCGTTCCTCACCGTGGTCCTCAAGACGGTGGGCCTCTCGGAGACGGTGTTCGAGGTGACACGcaaggagcagcagcagcagcagggctCGCCCGACGGCGACGGCGCCGACGCCGACCCGGGGCGGTTCACCTTCGACTCGTCGCCGGTGTTCGTCCCGCCGGCGGCGCTCGCGATGCTGAgcgtcgtcgccgtcgccgtcggagCGTGGAGGGCGGTcaccggtggcggcggcggcccgGGCGTCGGGGAGTTCGTGTGCTGCGCCTGGCTTCTGCTCTGCTTCTGGCCGTTCGTGAGGGGCCTCGTCGGCGGCAGGGGAAGCTACGGCATCCCCTGGAGCGTCAGGATCAAGGCTGCCCTGCTCGTGGCCGCGTTCGTGCACCTGTCCACACGCAAGTAA
- the LOC103646451 gene encoding cellulose synthase-like protein H1 isoform X1, giving the protein MTSANKAKLQLQERVPLPRTAWKLADLAVLSLLLALLARRASSLVSSGGTAAACTWCWVAALICEAWFTVVWLLNMNAKWNPVRFVTHPERLAGYWAGDDELLPAVDMFVTTADPKLEPAVVTVNTVLSLLALDYPAGKLSCYVSDDGCSAVTCYALREAAEFAKLWVPFTRKHGAKVRAPFAYFSSSSGGGAAERGGGGGAADADAEFLRAWTSMKNEYEELVRRIESAEEKSLVRRGDGAFAEFVGADRGNHPTIIKVLWDNDSSKSESDEQAAGDGVPSLIYVSREKSRTQPHHFKAGAMNVLTRVSAVLTNAPIMLNVDCDMFANNPQAALHAMCLLLGFDDEVHSGFVQAPQRFYGGLADDPFGNQMQVIFEKVGHGIAGLQGIFYCGTGCFHRRKVMYGVPPGSGTGATKALAAADSPSYKELQKKFGSSKELIESARSIITSKEAPAAVADLTSRVEVAKQVSACSYETGTSWGQEVGWVYGSMTEDVLTGQRIHAAGWRSALLSPDPPAFLGGAPTGGPASLTQYKRWATGLLEIVLSRHNPFLLSASKRLRFRQCLAYLVIDVWPVRAPFELCYALLGPYCLIANRSFLPKASEPGFVVPLALFLAYNAYNLGEYVDCRLSARAWWNNQRMQRITSSSAWLLAFLTVVLKTVGLSETVFEVTRKEQQQQQGSPDGDGADADPGRFTFDSSPVFVPPAALAMLSVVAVAVGAWRAVTGGGGGPGVGEFVCCAWLLLCFWPFVRGLVGGRGSYGIPWSVRIKAALLVAAFVHLSTRK; this is encoded by the exons ATGACGAGCGCCAATAAGGCGAAGCTCCAGCTGCAGGAGAGGGTCCCGCTCCCCCGCACGGCGTGGAAGCTGGCCGACCTCGCCGTCCTTTCCCTGCTCCTGGCCCTCCTCGCCCGCCGTGCGTCCTCGCTGGTGTCGTCGGGCGGCACGGCGGCCGCGTGCACGTGGTGCTGGGTCGCCGCGCTCATTTGCGAGGCGTGGTTCACGGTGGTCTGGCTGCTCAACATGAACGCCAAATGGAACCCCGTCCGCTTCGTCACGCACCCTGAACGCCTCGCCGGATATTG GGCGGGCGACGACGAGCTGCTGCCGGCGGTGGACATGTTCGTGACGACGGCGGACCCGAAGCTGGAGCCGGCGGTGGTGACGGTGAACACGGTGCTGTCGCTGCTGGCGCTGGACTACCCCGCGGGCAAGCTGTCGTGCTACGTCTCCGACGACGGCTGCTCGGCGGTGACATGCTACGCGCTGCGCGAGGCCGCCGAGTTCGCCAAGCTCTGggtgccgttcaccaggaagcacgGCGCCAAGGTCAGGGCCCCCTTCGCGTacttctcctcctcctccggcggcggggcggcggagcgtggcggtggcggtggggccgccgacgccgacgccgagTTCCTGCGCGCTTGGACGTCCATGAAG AACGAGTACGAGGAGCTGGTCCGCCGGATCGAGAGCGCCGAGGAGAAGTCTCTAGTCCGGCGCGGCGACGGCGCGTTCGCCGAGTTCGTGGGTGCTGACCGCGGGAACCACCCGACCATAATCAAG GTCCTGTGGGACAACGACAGCAGCAAGAGCGAGAGCGATGAGCAGGCGGCAGGGGATGGAGTCCCAAGCCTCATATACGTCTCGAGGGAGAAGAGCCGCACGCAGCCCCACCACTTCAAGGCCGGGGCCATGAACGTCCTG ACGAGGGTGTCCGCGGTGCTGACCAACGCGCCGATCATGCTGAACGTGGACTGCGACATGTTCGCCAACAACCCGCAGGCGGCCCTCCACGCCATGTGCCTCCTCCTGGGCTTCGACGACGAGGTCCACAGCGGCTTCGTCCAGGCGCCGCAGCGGTTCTACGGCGGCCTCGCGGACGACCCTTTCGGGAACCAGATGCAGGTTATATTCGAG AAAGTTGGACACGGAATTGCCGGACTCCAAGGCATATTTTACTGCGGGACGGGTTGCTTTCACCGCAGGAAAGTCATGTACGGCGTGCCACCGGGCTCCGGCACCGGCGCCACCAAAG CTCTGGCAGCAGCAGATTCACCGTCCTACAAGGAGCTACAGAAGAAGTTTGGCAGTTCGAAAGAACTGATCGAGTCGGCGAGGAGCATCATCACGTCGAAAGAAGCGCCAGCTGCGGTGGCAGATCTAACGAGCCGCGTCGAAGTGGCGAAGCAAGTCTCTGCCTGCAGCTACGAGACGGGCACGAGCTGGGGTCAGGAG GTTGGCTGGGTGTACGGGTCCATGACCGAGGACGTCCTGACGGGGCAGCGCATCCACGCCGCCGGCTGGAGGTCGGCGCTCCTGAGCCCGGACCCACCGGCGTTCCTCGGCGGCGCGCCCACCGGCGGGCCCGCCAGCCTCACCCAGTACAAGAGATGGGCGACGGGCCTGCTGGAGATCGTCCTCAGCCGCCACAACCCGTTCCTCCTCTCCGCGTCCAAGCGCCTCCGTTTCCGGCAGTGCCTCGCCTACCTTGTCATCGACGTGTGGCCCGTCAGGGCGCCCTTCGAGCTCTGCTACGCGCTGCTCGGACCCTACTGCCTCATCGCCAACCGCTCCTTCCTGCCAAAG GCATCGGAGCCCGGCTTCGTCGTTCCGCTGGCGCTGTTCCTGGCCTACAACGCGTACAACCTGGGCGAGTACGTGGACTGCCGGCTCTCGGCGCGCGCCTGGTGGAACAACCAGCGGATGCAGCGGATCACGTCGTCCTCCGCATGGCTGCTCGCGTTCCTCACCGTGGTCCTCAAGACGGTGGGCCTCTCGGAGACGGTGTTCGAGGTGACACGcaaggagcagcagcagcagcagggctCGCCCGACGGCGACGGCGCCGACGCCGACCCGGGGCGGTTCACCTTCGACTCGTCGCCGGTGTTCGTCCCGCCGGCGGCGCTCGCGATGCTGAgcgtcgtcgccgtcgccgtcggagCGTGGAGGGCGGTcaccggtggcggcggcggcccgGGCGTCGGGGAGTTCGTGTGCTGCGCCTGGCTTCTGCTCTGCTTCTGGCCGTTCGTGAGGGGCCTCGTCGGCGGCAGGGGAAGCTACGGCATCCCCTGGAGCGTCAGGATCAAGGCTGCCCTGCTCGTGGCCGCGTTCGTGCACCTGTCCACACGCAAGTAA